From Burkholderia pseudomultivorans, the proteins below share one genomic window:
- a CDS encoding DKNYY domain-containing protein, giving the protein MTLRENLGYGFSRDDAHVYYHDGPLHDRDGKPIEGIALDGFRPLSAYLATDGVRAYARTYTWLRFTVLDVDAATFRRLDESHAADAKHVYFQNRRLNGASPERFRLLDHAWGHDDRYLFHYGRRMRGADPATLRRVGRYLVDAQRVWYAGREVKGADPASFVSPEEVAPDMATDRARPYRYGAASDPGPREWWERDWSPFFVERPELQGYWWHALVAQAASEPAVTELGGGFRIVGDQLYLNEQALLEPDVATVRWLGESFIADRERLYSYAEYHKGFLTGGPLPGDPAQWRHLGGPWYQAGDHCYRLSWRGHAEAAKVDGKTFEILNDIHARDRNGVLCMLVRKRGIDPQRAEVVEGAHLREGDRLFYYGKEVKARFDVATLEVVGHGFLRDGQGRLLQYNQPYRRGVHGPTLTFLSQYFARDRARAYVYCNGSELVPLSGVDPAGFRLEQPEVATDGTRRYVYQAWLAAWQAREREPMPDYVPPGPESDGPGGDAPEDRPVADDAVPGERDDASAVHAAAAHESGAPVAAEPAAGSWASPLAASPPARPAFVLDWARDVTGELRLVVAGKRFCDIWDLAQRRVVASFELPCTVVPDDETPSPTDLLRDLPVSCAADATQSTLVVAFWDDAALYRIDAASGAATECWRADGRYDYLERVHLTADAREAWVRVVNRLYRVPLFDGGTLDVLDYDMADQRFTDAPFAVSADGRRRAFVRDGGVVIRADGAAERVLPGASNGFPCAFSADGERLVARDAKQVLRVFDVDSGKRLALHRGAWCERRWTRSLAGWVGDRLVFAGLPTNARGHAEVWDVLDDRLLFCIGDDATDVPVRAPGAG; this is encoded by the coding sequence ATGACCTTGAGAGAGAACCTCGGCTACGGCTTTTCGCGCGACGACGCGCATGTGTACTACCACGACGGCCCGTTGCATGACCGGGACGGCAAGCCGATCGAAGGAATCGCACTCGACGGCTTCCGGCCGTTGTCTGCCTATCTGGCGACCGACGGCGTGCGGGCGTACGCGCGGACCTACACGTGGCTTCGCTTCACCGTGCTCGACGTCGACGCGGCGACGTTCCGGCGGCTCGACGAGTCGCATGCGGCCGATGCGAAGCATGTGTACTTCCAGAATCGCCGCTTGAACGGCGCATCGCCGGAGCGCTTCCGTCTGCTGGACCATGCGTGGGGGCACGATGACCGCTATCTGTTCCACTACGGCCGGCGCATGCGCGGCGCGGATCCGGCGACGCTGCGCCGGGTCGGCCGCTATCTGGTCGATGCGCAGCGCGTCTGGTACGCCGGGCGCGAGGTGAAGGGCGCCGACCCGGCGAGCTTCGTCAGCCCGGAAGAGGTCGCGCCGGACATGGCGACCGATCGGGCGCGCCCCTATCGTTACGGCGCTGCCAGCGATCCGGGCCCGCGCGAATGGTGGGAGCGCGACTGGTCGCCGTTCTTTGTCGAACGCCCCGAACTGCAAGGCTACTGGTGGCATGCGCTGGTCGCACAAGCGGCATCGGAGCCGGCAGTCACGGAGCTGGGCGGCGGGTTCCGCATCGTCGGCGATCAGCTGTACCTGAACGAGCAGGCGCTGCTCGAACCGGATGTCGCGACGGTGCGCTGGCTCGGCGAGTCGTTCATCGCGGATCGCGAGCGGCTCTATTCGTATGCCGAGTATCACAAGGGCTTTCTCACGGGCGGGCCGCTGCCCGGCGATCCGGCGCAATGGCGCCATCTGGGCGGGCCGTGGTACCAGGCCGGCGACCATTGCTATCGCCTGTCATGGCGCGGTCACGCCGAAGCGGCGAAGGTCGACGGAAAAACCTTCGAGATACTGAACGATATCCATGCGAGGGATCGCAACGGCGTGCTGTGCATGCTGGTGCGCAAGCGCGGCATCGATCCGCAGCGCGCCGAAGTCGTCGAGGGCGCCCATCTGCGCGAAGGCGATCGCCTGTTCTACTACGGCAAGGAGGTGAAAGCCCGGTTCGATGTCGCGACGCTCGAAGTCGTCGGGCATGGCTTCCTGCGCGACGGACAGGGCCGGCTGCTGCAGTACAACCAGCCGTATCGTCGCGGCGTTCACGGCCCGACGCTGACGTTCCTGTCGCAATACTTCGCACGCGACCGTGCGCGGGCCTACGTCTACTGCAACGGCAGCGAACTCGTGCCGCTGTCCGGTGTCGATCCGGCCGGTTTCCGGCTCGAGCAACCCGAGGTCGCGACCGACGGCACGCGGCGTTACGTCTACCAGGCATGGCTCGCGGCATGGCAGGCGCGGGAGCGCGAGCCGATGCCCGACTATGTGCCGCCCGGCCCCGAATCCGATGGACCGGGCGGTGACGCGCCGGAAGACCGGCCCGTGGCTGACGATGCGGTGCCGGGAGAGCGCGACGATGCTTCCGCCGTGCACGCGGCAGCGGCACACGAATCGGGTGCGCCGGTCGCTGCGGAGCCGGCGGCCGGATCGTGGGCGTCGCCCCTCGCGGCATCGCCGCCCGCCCGTCCGGCGTTCGTGCTCGACTGGGCGCGCGACGTCACGGGCGAGTTGCGGCTCGTCGTGGCGGGCAAGCGATTCTGCGATATCTGGGATCTGGCGCAACGGCGCGTGGTCGCGTCGTTCGAATTGCCGTGCACCGTCGTGCCGGACGACGAAACGCCGTCCCCGACGGACTTGCTGCGCGATCTGCCGGTGAGCTGCGCGGCCGACGCGACGCAGTCGACGCTGGTTGTCGCGTTCTGGGACGACGCGGCGCTGTACCGTATCGATGCCGCGAGCGGCGCGGCGACTGAATGCTGGCGCGCCGACGGTCGCTACGATTATCTCGAGCGTGTCCATCTGACGGCCGATGCGCGCGAAGCGTGGGTGCGCGTCGTCAATCGCCTCTATCGCGTTCCGTTGTTCGACGGCGGCACGCTCGACGTGCTCGACTACGACATGGCCGACCAGCGCTTCACCGATGCGCCGTTCGCGGTAAGCGCCGACGGACGCCGCCGCGCATTCGTGCGGGACGGCGGGGTCGTGATTCGAGCCGACGGCGCGGCGGAGCGCGTGCTGCCCGGCGCGAGCAACGGCTTTCCGTGCGCGTTTTCGGCCGACGGTGAACGTCTGGTGGCGCGCGACGCGAAACAGGTGCTGCGCGTGTTCGACGTCGACAGCGGCAAGCGGCTCGCGCTGCATCGCGGCGCATGGTGCGAGCGCAGGTGGACCCGCAGCCTCGCAGGCTGGGTCGGCGATCGCCTCGTGTTCGCCGGTTTGCCGACAAACGCGCGCGGCCACGCCGAAGTGTGGGACGTGCTCGACGACCGTCTGCTGTTCTGCATCGGCGACGACGCGACCGACGTGCCGGTGCGGGCGCCGGGCGCCGGCTGA